A region from the Lemur catta isolate mLemCat1 chromosome 7, mLemCat1.pri, whole genome shotgun sequence genome encodes:
- the INS gene encoding insulin: MALWTRLLPLLALLALWGPEPAPAFVNQHLCGSHLVEALYLVCGERGFFYTPKTRREAEDPQVGQVGLDGALGAGGLQPLALEGAPQKRGIVEQCCTSICSLYQLENYCN, translated from the exons ATGGCCCTGTGGACACGCCTCCTGCCCCTGCTGGCCCTGCTGGCCCTGTGGGGGCCCGAGCCTGCGCCCGCCTTTGTCAACCAGCACCTGTGCGGCTCCCACCTGGTGGAGGCTCTCTACCTGGTGTGCGGGGAGCGGGGCTTCTTCTACACGCCCAAGACCCGCCGGGAGGCGGAGGACCCCCAGG TGGGGCAGGTAGGGCTGGACGGGGCGCTCGGAGCGGGCGGGCTGCAGCCGCTGGCCCTGGAGGGGGCCCCGCAGAAGCGCGGCATCGTGGAGCAGTGCTGCACCAGCATCTGCTCCCTGTACCAGCTGGAGAACTACTGCAACTAG